The sequence attcccaaatcctttgtgaatagtacacgtggccattgaaactcacacccatgtttgcatacgaaactgatcgttggtttcggtcgttatgccactgtattgtttataagggtggggacacctgcagtcaatttagactgaagaggtcacttagatgactgatgaaacgtaTCGCTCAGTAaacgtgcccagatgaactgattaaactttctttgattttcttacctggatttttgagcatgcatcaagacacttctcTAAATAATTGTGAaattaaagaaagaaaaatactCATCCAAATATTTCTGAAAACACACCTTTTCAGGAATTGGTTTTTCACAACAACGTGTATGATCTGCTGACATCTCTAGAAATCAAATATCACAGACACGCTGCAAGACTAGTCAACAAATCTTTATTCTTAAACACGCAAAACAATTAAACTAGAACAGAGGGCAAACGTTTTTTCCGTAAGTCTAAAACAGAAAATGCCATTAAAACAGATATTAAAATAGGTTTGACTTGTCAGATTTCATGTCCACCCAAAATAAGGTACACATGAAGATGCTTTATGGCATAATAAATTCACACAGAGCAATGTGAAAATCAAGTGAGGTTGGGGTCAATTCAGTTTAGAGCTTGAATAAATAAAATCTCAAACATTATCTTCatattatttgaaaaaaaaaagaacttactATATACAGGAAGTGTACCGAATGGAAATTGCTTCCTAACTAACTAAATCACAACTAAAAAGGCAGCTACAACAGTGAGTCTTCAAGTGAAATATCAATTATTGGTAAGTGGCTTTAGATATAATCTCTTTGTGCTTTTAAGTAGTTTTATGATAGTAAAAGAATCCCATTTTTATGTTTTCCTTACAGCAACATGAAAAGTAAAAGTTCCAGCAGGTCAGAAGTGATCAATTTTGCAGGCGAATTGTTCATAAAACCACGTATCTTAAGTATCTTACGTGGCAAGGAAAACAGCCTAAAAATGCTCCACCAACAAGGATAGACGGGCAGTAAGAAATCTTTTAATCACCAAAAATATATATGCTTGAAAATTAAACACTAAAAATATACAGCTTTGACAATCACAACAGAATGGAATGAACACTTCTGTGACAGTCTCGATAAAAACTCAACATCATCAACTCTACagagccgttttttttttttttacagaaatgCATGTTTTGAGTGctgagtgcaaaaaaaaaagccatttcctaTGTCCCTTAAAGAACTGACAGCGCTACTTTAAGAATGGTTCAATATCCCACGGCAGACAGTTGCATTCCAAGGAGAGTTGAAACTGTTCTCATAGCAAATAGGACCCTCGTACTCATTAGGTACTTGGTATTGAGTTGtaacatgtatatatacacacacacacacacacacacacacacacacacacacacacacatatatatatatatatatatatatatatatatatatatatatatatatatatagcatatctCCTGCACATGGTCTACACATGGTTCACAGTCAAACTTAACTTACAACCCAAGCCCGCACACAATTAAGTCAGCCTAGTTCATTTGACACTTGTGTCAAAGGCTGGTTTGGAACAACACAAAAATCTTGACTAAGTACAGTAATCACAAAACATAACAGCTAATCAGGGGAAGGCAGAAGACAGTAGCTAAAATGTATTCATTCAACTGTGCCTATCTCTTTAATGACGACCGTTCTATTGCTCATTTGCATCCCTAAATACCTATATTACTGTGATTTCTAGCGCTGTGCTTcactaaaatatatttttttgctATTTTGCCAACAACTTAAACATCAACTGCTCTTAGTTTAACTTTCTGAGGCAAAGCTTTTTATACTTTAATTCCCAAATTTCAGTGTGTACACCTTCCATCTCTGTGGTAATTATTAAACGTAGCAAGCAGTTCCAACATGAACCAACAGGAGGCAGTACAGCCCAGGTTGTGGGATTAAAGGGGAAAGGCTCCTGCAGCCCAAACTGGTAGTAGTATATCCCATTATTATGACAGCATGGGCAATATTTTGGCAAATTGAAAAACGATCTTTGTAAACACTGTATGTAATGTTTCTTGAGCTGCCAAACTTACTTTCAACTCTGACAAGTTGCAACATCAGTAACACATCCATGAAAAGTTGCAAAATCAGTAACACGTTTATGAAAAGTTGCAACATCAGCAACACATCTATGAAAAGTTGCAACATCAGTAACACGTCTATGAAAAGTTGCAACATCAGTAACATGTCTATGAAACATTGCAACATCAGTAACACATCTATAGCAAATCTTCATTCATTAGTATCATTTAAGTTGAGAGTACAGTCATACACATATTATTCTAAACACAACACAAATGATACTCCGCCACTCAAATGCAAAACATAACACAATGCAAATGACTTGAGAAATGCTAAGAACGTCTTTTCTACATTGACTAAGTGACTTTGCTTTTTAAGAGTACCATCCGTCAAgttaatttattttttatgtctATCGCTGCTCACCTTGTAATACAATAGAGCTATAAATACACGAATAATATATATACTCAGATTGTTCTCTCTTATGATGGCATAAAAGGTGTTGTAGTTCTTCTAATGGATCCACATAAGAATTTATATTTTTTATTAACCGCTTCTTTTCTAATATTTATAACTTTGGACGGTCCTTTCTGAGTAGAGGTACTCAACCCGTAATGAAGAGGTAGAAACAGGTATAAATGCAGTAGCTAATTCTTTCAAAGATGTGGCATCCATTTTATCACtgggtatgtttttttttctgataaaGCATTCTATTTTTACCAATACCACCGATTAAAATGCAGAACCTGTTCTGAACCAGAACCAGGCAATTGTGTGAATGTTCATTTTTACAACCTAATCTGAATGATAATGTGTGTAGTCACTGCCTCTTTTTCTTCACCTTCAAATTTTGTTTGTAAATGTTACATATTTTCCACACAATCCTTTTGCACACTACATAATGTGTACGTTTTGTGTAACTGTAATCCAACAACCATAGTATCTGCCATATCATTCTTCTGGTCAGATCAGCAGAAAGTGTCCATTATGTACATGAGTTCATTAGTCCTCTGCCAGAAAATTCATATATGGGAGAGAGGAGCATGTTTGTGGTACATGCCTGGTGCCAGTAAAGGGCCAGTGTGAGCAGTTAGAACAGTACTGGCCTCGCTGTACATGGAGGGAGGCACAGTGGCTTTCTGCAACCAGCAGGGGCTGCGAGCTGCAAACCTTCGCCAGGACACCACTGTCTTGCCTGACCATATCCACACACCTGAGGTAATGCCCACCACTAAGCACATGAAGTACTTAAGCATGAAGACAGCATAGTCTGGGCCCATTCCCAATCGCCGATGTTCCAACACGCAGGAGCAGGCTAAGGCTTGTTCCCAGCCAGGCCGGTAGTGTTGCTCATAAACTAGGCATGCCACCACAATGGTAGCAGGCACTGTGTAGAGAACGGTGAATAGCCCAATTCGGATCATTAGCCTCTCTAGTTTGTCTGTTTTGGTACCACCCTGTTTGATAACACTCCTGATGCGGAAGAGAGAAACAAAGCCAGCAAGGAGGAAAAGAGACCCAGTGAAGAGGTAAACCACTAGAGGAGCAAGTACAAATCCCCTAAGATTCTCCAGGTTTTGATTCCCCACATAGCAGATTCCAGCCACAGGGTCCCCATCCACGGAACTGAGGGCCAGAACAGCAATGGACTTAGCACTAGGAATGAGCCAGGCAGCCAGGTGAAAGTACTGGGAGTAGCCTTCTATGGCCTCACTGCCCCACTTCATGCCCGCTGCCAGAAACCAGGTGAATGACAGTACAACCCACCAAATTGAGCTGGCCATGCCAAAGAAATAAATCAATAGGAAGACCAGTGTgcagagggcagggccagttGTGTCATAGAGGATGTGGAGCTGCTCACTGCCAATGCTGCCGCTTGAGCTACATGCCACCTGTTCATGACCTGCCACCAGCCTGATTATATAACCCAGGGACACAAAGAGGTAGCAGGTAGATAAAAAGATGATGGGTCGCTCGGGGTACTTGAAGCGCTCCATGTCAATAAAGAAAGTAGCGACGGTGGTAAAGGTGGAGATGAAGCACAGCACTGACCACAGTCCCACCCAGAAGTTAATGAATGCTTGCTCATCAGCTGAGAAATAAGGCAGGTGGCAGGGCTGGGCACAGTTGGAAAGAGGACCTGTTTGGATCCTGCTGTACAAGGTATAGTATTCACTCTTGACTGGAATGAGAGGATCTTGACAGCGACATTCCCTGTCACACTGAGGGGGGCTTGATGGCCTGGTTCTGCCCTTTGGTGTGGGCTTTGGAAAAGGAGGTGAAAACGTTGTGGTATCACTGTTGTTCTCGTCCATACAAAGGGTCTCATCCCCCAGCTGCGGCAGCTGCTCACAGTTCATCCTCTCTGGCCACTCAAAGCCATACTGGCTCATTAGAGGAGAGCAACCTCGTTTAGCCCTTTCACAAACAGAACGACAAGGTGGTAGGGGTTTCTTATAATCCAGCAGACAAATAGGGGTGTACATGCTACAGAGAAAGAACAGCAAGTCAGGTGAGCAGTGTATTCGGACTAGAGGCCAGAACTGGTGCACTTCAAGTCCCACTTCTTCTTGAGTGTCATGGTTTAACTGATTGGGCATATAGGTGAGGTTGTACCCAATGCCTTTGCACATAGGCACTGTAATTGGCTCGCACACGATATCCTTGGAGGCACCCAACACAAAACGAAACGAATAATACAGAAGCAGCCCAAAGAGCCACTGTACTGCCGCCTCGAAAAGCGAACCCTTAACTGTGGTCGCCATACAGATATTTCGACGCGGCTGCTTTCAGTGAAAATCAGATTGGAAAAATAAAGGCTACTAAAAAGGTTCAGTAAACGGTTCCTGAAATGTAAACTCTCTCTTATGCCCGTATCATTAAAAATACGAACTCTCCAAAGAGTATCGTAATTACTGAAACTGCATGTACTACAGTCCTCTATTCCACAGATTCTGCCATCAGTTTTACTCCAGACCTAGTGATAAAAATAAATTTGGCTTGGCCAATTCCAGTTGCTTTTGGCTAGATTCTAGCAAAGTCCATGCAGCACTATCACCAGACGATATTCCAGAAGGAATCACTCACCAAGCATCAGTTTTCAAGAATCGGAAAGTGCATCGTGTTTGTTGTTACTCAGTAGCCAGTCAATTTAAGAACAATTTCACCAACCCAATTTCCATGTCCAGTTGCGATGTGAAAAGACAAATGCCGACGCCTCTGTCTATCCTTGGTTGGAGATAAATAAAGGATGTTTTGAAACAAATgggtcaatgaaaaaaaaaactgaaatatccgTCCTGTCCCGTGCGTAGAAATATCCAAGGATGTACTTTTTTACGCATGAACAACGTCGATGCGCAGAATTGACtcgattgtttttgttttgttttgtttttaatccgCTTGCCGGACTATAGTTTTCCTCTGCTCGGTTAGTCCTCCAGTATAATGAAACCCGTTTTCCGGTAAATGTccactgtttgtgctgtcctctgaaagaCTGACAATCGCTCTTTCTGCTGCGTGTGGATAAGGGCCTGTGTCGGTGGAAGAAACATTTATCTTTACTCCAAAGTTCTCTTCAAAACTGTCCTTTGCCGTGCCGATGTATGTGGTGACAACGCACTGTTCAGAGCGCACAACACGCAACTCAGCAGTCTATCACACGTCCAAAGGCACCGACTATCCTCGTTACAAGGCGCACAGAACGCCCACCATACAGGAGTCCGGCCCTTGCTACATTCAAGCGTTTCCAAAACATGTTTCAGTTTATCCAACCCCGCCTACTCACACTCGTGTCGCACTTCTTACCATCTTAATAATCAAAAGACTTATATGACATAATCAGATTTACTGTTGATGACCTTTAGGAAGCCATCAAATCCCTCTCAATTTTTTTGTCTGTGGTAATTGCATTAATTTTTGTGACACTTTTTGTTTTAACTCATTTCTGAATAGAGGTTAATATGAGGGATATTGTCGTAGTTTTCTCATATACGACGTCCCTATCTCCTAAACTGAATAAATTTGCGCCTTCATTTCAACCCAAAACTCACTTTAATTTGTCTTACTTAAAACTTCCGCAAAAGGAGTTTTCCATTGCAGTTTTAAATGACCCTGCggatggagaggggggggggcaagtggaCAAAAAAGTAGAATGGAATAATTGAGCAACAGTGCTCGACTGAGATACCATGGCCAAAAAAAACTTAGAATAGATATCAAATGAACCTCAGGGTAAATAAGTGGTTCAGTTGTGTGTTGGTGCAGAGCTTCAAGCAGGGGGGGCAAGGACCGTTCTATGTGACCGTCTGCCGTAACAAATGTATTCCAGTTCTGTGGTACAATattgaaaaaaaagtttaattgcTCTATATTCTGCAGTCACAGAAAGGTTTAGGTCCATGACCAGAACACTCGTTCTTCCTAGCCTCTGAGAGGAAAGAAGGAACTTGGTTACACTGTACATTGAGAGCAAAGGTTACACTATTTGTTTAAACATATAGCCTAAATATCAATAGCACCAAACAAAACAGCACCCAATTGGACTCTTCCCAATATCCCATTAGTCAGGTGGGCAACCTGACTAATGGGATATGCTTAAACCTGACGGAACAACAGACATTAAATACCAAGCTAGCCCTCGACTCTACTGGGTTACAAGCTAAAACGCCAATGCCCACTAATACTACTGTTCTTCAAATGCAAGTAAGCATACTACTATAATACTACAGCTTATTCTCAACTTAAATTGCAGAATGTGCCAAACATTCAACAATACAACTCTTCTGTATTAAAACCGCAGCAAGATCATAGTCAGATTAGTCGGTCGCTCTGCTCAACATGGCTATCAGTGATCCATCGCATCTCGTCAACCCTAACACAGAAGCATGCACGAAATAAATATAAATACTTGTCCATTGGGGGTCTGTGAAAATGGCTGTTGGTGGTATATCGATTCATGCAATATTACATTAATTTTATAATCCAACAAGTCTCCAACTTGAACTCTTGGGCCAACAGGAGTTTACAAATAATCCATTCCAAAATTTATAATCTCAAACAGTGAAATTCAAATTAAATGTGACAGTTCCATTGTCTCTCTTTGTACATTTTACTCTCTTTACAAATTAGGTAGAGTGAGCTGTGTAACCCTGGGATCTGACATACATTAATGCAAATAAGTTTTAATAGGCTTAAGTGAGTTAAGATTTACTCTGCTTTTGCACTATCGGAAGTTGTCTTGTATGTAGCTCAGAATCTCCAGATTTGGAAATGTTCAGCGTACATAGTTTGTGATAATTAATGTCAAAATCAACTACTACAACTTTCGGcttctcccattaggggtcgccttagcggatcatccgttaccatctcttcctgtcctctgcatcttcctctgtcacagcagccacctgcatgtcctctctcaccacatccataaacctcctcctttcctcttctctggcagctccatattcagcatccttctcccagcatctctcctccacacatgtccaaaccatctcaatcttgtctctcttgctttgtctccaaaccgtccaacctgagctgtccctctaatataatcgttcctaatcctgtccttcttcatcactcccaatgaaaatcttatcatcttcaactctgccacatccagcttcacctcctgtcttttcgtcagtgccactgtctccaaaccatatctgctggtctcacaaccatcttgtaaacattccctttaactcttgctggtacccttctgttgcaaatcactcctgacactcttctccacccactccaccctgcctgcactatctccttcacctcttttctgcactccccgttaccttggacagttgactccaagtatttaaactcatatgcctttgtcacctctactccttgcatcctcaccattccactgtcctccctctcattcacgcataggtataccgtcttgctgactttcattcctcttctctccagtgcatacctccacttctccaggctctcctccacctgtaccctactctcgctacagatcacaatgtcatccgcaaacatcatagtccacggagactcctgcctgatctcatccgacaacctgtccatcaccattgcaaacaagggctcagagccgatccttgatgtaattccacctccaccttgaacccagctgtcattccaaccgcacacctcaccactgtcacacttccctcgtacatatcctgcaccactcctacatacttctctgcaactcccgacttcctcatacaataccaaacctcctccctcggcaccctgtcaaatactttctctaaatatacaaagacacaatgtaactccttctggacttctctatacttctcaatcaatattctcaaagcaaccaTCGCGTCTCTCCTCTGCAGAAATGCATGCTTGCTCGACTACATTCCCTCTCCCTTTATTTTTTCATTCCTCTTTTTGCACTCCTGACTTTGCAAACTATTGACATTACACTATACCCAGCAATTGTAGCTAGTGTTATACTGTCACACTGATACGGtctataaaaaacaagcagcttTGGCAACCTTAAATACATATGTAGAATAGTGGTCTGCCCATCTTGGTATCTGGGCAGAGTAATGATTTTGTAATCACTTGGTTGCAAGAAAAGATTGGTGAGGTAAACAGCACAACTCAATTTTTTCCCTTTCTGTGAATGTCTGATGAAAAAATGAGAAAATAATTGCAATACAATGATATTTGTTTTATATGACTTTTATGCCTTGTGTCTTAAAATAGTAATGGTcacattgtggtgatacacaattgagggtagattcaccagcggctgctgctcctttaaggcagacgttcagattgctgacgtaggcactgcttagagtttccgtggtggagccatgtttgcagcagcctagcagttagctggttaccacgagagattgtgctgtgtcgttttgtgtggcgagtaaacggaattgactggacttaatctctccgtctcctcattcctgcactcccacaacatacCATAACCATACTTACCATACAATACAAAGAtctggtcccctggcacaaacagagcaattacTGTGACTTGTATATCAGGGAAACCAaaaagacgctggccaagaggatggcacaacacaggagagctaacacgtcaggccaggactccacagtctacatcatctacaggccatcggccactctttcaaggatgatgatgtgcacatccttgatagggaggaacgatggtttgaatggggagtcaaagaggccatctatgtgaagagggaatgaccatccctgaaccggggggggggggttggggggcactaagagtacatctgtcaccatcttacgatgctgAACTTGCAAACATTCtctaatcttctgtgaatagtacacttggCCTTTGTAACTGTAGTTCAGGGATTGgcgacatgatccagaaagggccagagtgggtgcaggtctttgttccaaccaagcagttacacacctgagtctacaaaatcagttgtgtaactgcttgtttggaacaaagacctgcgccaacaccagccctttctggatcatgttgtctATCCCtgaactagttaatggtcacatccctatttacatatgaaactggtcattggtttcagttttgttttttgtttgttttttgattttgagatactttattgatccccatggggaaattattgccctgcatttaacccatcctagctgtgtagctagaagcagtgggcagccaccgtgcagcatctggggaccaactccagtttgtcttaccatgcctcagtcaggggcacagacaggaatattaaccctaacatgcatgtctttttgatggtggggaaaatcgaagcacccggagaaaacccaccacagacacggggagaacatgcaaactccacacagaggatgacctgggatgaccaccaaggttggacaaccgcggggttcgaacccaggaccttcttgctgtgaggtgacagcgctaaccactgcgctacatTTATAagtgttggggatacctgcagtcagttgagacttacgaggtcaattagatgagtgatgaaacatttctctcaataaatgttgtattcagattaactgattcaactttctttggtttaAAAGTATACAATATCTTGAAATTGAGTACATTCATCCATTTCATGTGTACAGCCAAAGAGTATTTGTTCATTAGAAGAGAAAAAACACTTATGCCTCAATAGTTTTATGTAACTCAATTTTAGAAGCCTTTTGGCTTTATGTATTGTGACCAAAACTCTACATGGTCACATTATCACAACACTTCCTTACTCCTCTCTCACTCCCCTCGTCCAAATGTCTGTGTCCAGCATACAAGCCTGCAAGCCCATACAAGTGTCTGCATGATGTTTTTAAAGTACAATTTATTTAACCACCAccataacataaacacacacgtaTGCCATATTGACATTACTTAATACACTTTGTTGATGATACAACTGCATTTTCACATGTATCACTGCAATTACTTTGTGTTGTTGGTCAGATATTATGTAAGTAATCCCTGGCTATTGTGTGTAGACACTTTATTGGGTGTTGTGAGTCTAGACTATTCATTTGTTTGTATGCCTGATATCTTAATCCCGTAAGATCAGTGGGAGTACTTCCATTAAAATTCAAGTGTTGAAAACAAACAGGTTTAATGCCATTCTCCCCTTGATTAAAGGAAATGTGTTTCTTCACCTGTTGATACTCGTTCAAGGTcatttatgtatatatgtattctCAAAATCTTGagagttttttattttatttaaggaTGATTTTCTCTATTGAATGGAGATACATTTTTAGGTTTACTTTGGTTTACATTGTTACATAGGTCTAAATTGTTATTTTCAGTCGGAAATCTAATCAGCACTTAACTTGGATATAATTTCAATAAACCGCTGAAAGGTTTGAAAAGAGGAGTTTCTTCATCAGCCTTTCTGATCCAGGTCACCAGGAACACCAGAGCCCTGCAAGCTGTAGTGAAGCAGCTTAATAACCATCAGGGGgcattgtgtgtgcgcgtgcgcgtgcacgtgcATATGTCTACACTATCTTCTTCGTTTTCAAAAGAAAAGAGATCCTCATGTTCCATCCTATGTGACAATTTTCATCTCTTATCCGCTCTAGCTTTCAATTTCTTTTCCCCCCCACTTAAACTGTCTTTTGTTTTCATATTCACTGGCATTTCTGTTCTCTCGTCATTACACTAAATGAGTCTTGACTAGGTTGCAGGCCACTGGAGAAGCATAAAGGACTGCACTCAATTTGCTACAGTTGCTCCATTGTGGGCTGCAAGAAAGTACTAATTGGCGATGACAATTAAGCATGGTCGACACTCACATTCAATTTGCCTGCTGCTCCATACACATTACAGGCAAATAAATTCGGCTACACATCCCATTTCATAAAAGCAGGGAGGTAAGCAGGCACACTGAGAACAATAAGCAGAAAATTCACACACATTAATATACTCCTATatatcaggaacagtttattgtcattgtctttcatgtacttgcatatacaaaagaaacaaaatttcgtttaccccagcccacagcagtgcaacacaaaagacaaaaacacatccaaaactccccaaaaacaacaccaacaaaacatacaaaaacagagagaaaaagaaaaagataacagttaacaacatagtccacccagtgcaacacagtccaaaaatacctctgtccagagaacgaacgccagccagggtgactgtctgctggtctgcatggagtagcagtagcttagcctgccccccttccgcgtcttgtcagaccgccctcggtgtttcctcctcgggctcagctccgggcagggtcgtggtccttggACTCACCGAACggacagaccaggctccctcagccgatctaacgccagctctcccagccagacaccttcgacacaactcccccgcactccacacgaagacacaaatgcagacgcagacaaaaacactgcacagtcgacgctaggcaaggccgctgccaCGCCGTGTTatatcggtgttatcggaactgccggtctgcatggcctagcacCAGAGATGGTGACTCGAGTTTGCGACTTGGACTCAAGATGCActtaacccagatagcaaaagttGTTAATTCAACACTGAATTATGGTCAACATGGTTGTTTTTGGTTGAGGTTGAGCAATCAATATTGATTCAACATTTAATAACGGACACACTTTAAAcgttaaaaaaagacaaaaaaaacaatgctGAATCAACATTGCAT comes from Lampris incognitus isolate fLamInc1 chromosome 11, fLamInc1.hap2, whole genome shotgun sequence and encodes:
- the fzd5 gene encoding frizzled-5 codes for the protein MCKGIGYNLTYMPNQLNHDTQEEVGLEVHQFWPLVRIHCSPDLLFFLCSMYTPICLLDYKKPLPPCRSVCERAKRGCSPLMSQYGFEWPERMNCEQLPQLGDETLCMDENNSDTTTFSPPFPKPTPKGRTRPSSPPQCDRECRCQDPLIPVKSEYYTLYSRIQTGPLSNCAQPCHLPYFSADEQAFINFWVGLWSVLCFISTFTTVATFFIDMERFKYPERPIIFLSTCYLFVSLGYIIRLVAGHEQVACSSSGSIGSEQLHILYDTTGPALCTLVFLLIYFFGMASSIWWVVLSFTWFLAAGMKWGSEAIEGYSQYFHLAAWLIPSAKSIAVLALSSVDGDPVAGICYVGNQNLENLRGFVLAPLVVYLFTGSLFLLAGFVSLFRIRSVIKQGGTKTDKLERLMIRIGLFTVLYTVPATIVVACLVYEQHYRPGWEQALACSCVLEHRRLGMGPDYAVFMLKYFMCLVVGITSGVWIWSGKTVVSWRRFAARSPCWLQKATVPPSMYSEASTVLTAHTGPLLAPGMYHKHAPLSHI